A single region of the Malaclemys terrapin pileata isolate rMalTer1 chromosome 2, rMalTer1.hap1, whole genome shotgun sequence genome encodes:
- the GPR20 gene encoding G-protein coupled receptor 20 has translation MHASSSREPALNPLNSTRAPNSNSSNEVNMFDKFIHMDQELYQDFYSLWIALMAVNAIIFLVGVVLNSLALYVFCFRTKTKTTSVIYTINLIVTDLLVGFSLPIRIIMFYTAGNCLRCSFVHIFGYFVNMYCSILFLTCICIDRYLAIVQVEASRKWRNPSCAKGICVFIWVFATVVTFSILIMAITFAPCCLAKIFALMVCEYFFPLIIITFFTTRIMCALSKPSLMHQSRERRMRAVQLLTTVLIIFMICFTPFHVRQVAISINPDIPHNISLIVYHVTVTLSSLNSCMDPIVYCFVTNNFQSTMKSIFRKSEPEQTSGDIISMNKSSKGSGTNAIIAFSNTIGSPLSLPSTNSTQI, from the coding sequence ATGCACGCCTCCTCCTCCCGAGAACCGGCCCTTAACCCTCTCAACTCCACGAGGGCACCCAACTCTAACAGCTCAAATGAGGTCAACATGTTCGACAAATTCATCCATATGGACCAAGAACTTTACCAAGACTTTTACAGCCTGTGGATAGCCCTGATGGCGGTCAATGCAATCATTTTCCTGGTGGGCGTTGTGCTGAACAGTTTAGCTCTCTACGTGTTCTGCTTCCGCACCAAGACGAAAACCACCTCTGTCATCTACACCATCAACCTAATCGTTACTGATCTACTGGTGGGCTTCTCCTTGCCCATCCGAATCATCATGTTCTACACTGCAGGGAACTGCCTGAGGTGTTCCTTTGTTCACATCTTTGGCTACTTCGTCAACATGTACTGCAGCATTCTCTTCTTGACATGCATCTGCATCGACCGGTACCTGGCCATTGTGCAGGTGGAAGCCTCACGTAAGTGGAGGAACCCCAGCTGTGCCAAGGGGATCTGTGTCTTCATCTGGGTCTTTGCCACTGTGGTCACTTTCTCCATTCTGATCATGGCGATAACCTTTGCACCCTGCTGCCTCGCCAAGATCTTTGCCCTGATGGTCTGCGAGTATTTCTTCCCGCTCATCATCATCACCTTCTTCACCACTAGGATCATGTGTGCGCTATCCAAGCCCAGCCTCATGCACCAGAGCCGTGAGAGGCGAATGAGGGCCGTTCAGCTCCTGACCACCGTCCTCATAATCTTCATGATCTGCTTTACACCTTTCCATGTGCGCCAGGTGGCCATTTCCATCAACCCAGACATTCCCCATAACATCAGCTTAATTGTCTACCATGTGACCGTGACTCTGAGTAGCCTCAACAGTTGCATGGACCCCATCGTCTACTGCTTTGTCACCAACAACTTCCAGTCGACCATGAAAAGTATCTTCAGGAAGTCGGAGCCTGAGCAGACAAGTGGGGACATCATCAGTATGAACAAGAGCTCCAAGGGCTCAGGTACAAATGCAATCATTGCCTTCTCAAACACAATAGGCAGCCCTTTGAGCTTACCTTCAACAAACAGTACACAGATATAA